A section of the Polyangium spumosum genome encodes:
- a CDS encoding MerR family transcriptional regulator, which translates to MQRISDDALERLEREHGQGITSAEILDIFAAHGIKFSEATLRKYVQLGLLPRSVRVGKKGKHQGSQGLYPATVVRQIQRIKEMMAQDYTIEEIQREFLFVRGDIEELERTIGKVFDALRDAAKERRSETSDRAIHQELSMAERLATDLVAKLSSIEERLMAQARLSRRAAAAGS; encoded by the coding sequence TTGCAGCGGATCTCGGACGACGCGCTCGAACGTCTCGAACGCGAACACGGACAGGGCATCACGTCGGCCGAGATCCTCGACATCTTCGCCGCTCACGGGATCAAATTCAGCGAGGCCACGCTGCGGAAGTACGTGCAGCTCGGCCTGCTGCCCCGGAGCGTCCGGGTGGGCAAGAAGGGCAAGCACCAGGGCTCGCAAGGGCTCTACCCGGCGACGGTGGTCAGGCAGATCCAGCGCATCAAAGAGATGATGGCGCAGGACTACACGATCGAGGAGATCCAGCGGGAGTTCCTCTTCGTGCGGGGTGACATCGAGGAGCTCGAGCGGACGATCGGCAAGGTCTTCGACGCGCTTCGTGACGCAGCCAAGGAGCGACGAAGCGAGACGAGCGACCGCGCCATACATCAGGAGCTCTCCATGGCGGAGAGGCTCGCCACCGACCTCGTGGCCAAGCTCTCGTCGATCGAAGAGCGCTTGATGGCCCAGGCTCGGCTCTCGCGGAGGGCAGCGGCGGCAGGCTCCTGA
- a CDS encoding alpha/beta fold hydrolase, whose protein sequence is MADKNPDPPTRVLRDVNARGVRMRVLEAGSGPALLLVHGFLVSHRSFDDIIDTLAMRFHVIAPDLPGFGESEKPSPTRYPYGIEAFAESMADLIAAFGVGRASVVGHAMGAAVALTLAAEHPELVTRLVVEDALCYPFPLSFRARLPLMPVLGGAIFKQLYGRGTFRAYFRDEFFRSGAALPTERIDQHYDFFNGPSARESAYAVLRSILDTRPIVARITRITTPTLVVWGRDDRIFPAASALRLARELPSAKLAILDAAHAPHEERPREFAELALQFLEGKR, encoded by the coding sequence ATGGCAGACAAAAACCCCGACCCTCCCACGCGGGTCCTGCGGGACGTGAACGCGCGCGGCGTGCGCATGCGCGTCCTCGAGGCGGGCTCGGGGCCCGCGCTCCTGCTCGTGCACGGCTTCCTCGTGAGCCACCGCTCGTTCGACGACATCATCGACACGCTCGCGATGCGCTTCCACGTCATCGCGCCGGACCTGCCCGGCTTCGGCGAGAGCGAGAAGCCGAGCCCGACGCGTTATCCGTACGGGATCGAAGCATTCGCCGAGTCGATGGCCGACCTCATCGCCGCCTTCGGCGTCGGTCGCGCCTCCGTCGTCGGCCACGCGATGGGCGCGGCCGTCGCGCTCACGCTCGCAGCCGAGCACCCCGAGCTCGTGACGCGCCTCGTCGTGGAGGACGCGCTCTGTTACCCGTTCCCGCTGAGCTTCCGCGCCCGCTTGCCCCTCATGCCCGTGCTCGGCGGCGCGATCTTCAAGCAGCTCTACGGCCGCGGCACCTTCCGCGCCTACTTCCGCGACGAGTTCTTCCGCTCCGGAGCCGCGCTGCCCACCGAGCGCATCGACCAGCACTACGACTTCTTCAACGGCCCCTCGGCCCGCGAAAGCGCGTACGCGGTCCTCCGCTCCATCCTCGACACGCGCCCGATCGTCGCGCGTATCACGCGCATCACGACGCCCACGCTCGTCGTGTGGGGCCGCGACGATCGCATCTTCCCCGCAGCCTCCGCGTTGCGCCTCGCCCGCGAGCTCCCCTCGGCGAAGCTCGCGATCCTCGACGCCGCGCACGCGCCACACGAGGAGCGCCCGCGCGAGTTCGCCGAGCTCGCCCTGCAATTCTTGGAGGGCAAACGGTGA
- a CDS encoding ABC transporter substrate-binding protein: MKLREAARTLLRSPAPRSGLILVLGLVGFSILGPLVIPHDPNTSDFSLTRDALGAPPGPSRAHLLGTDALYRDVLARLAHGGRLSLGIAALATLIATLVGTLVGVTAGYAARTRAAALDVALMRIVDVLLALPFLLVVTAIGAFVGRSDTLTVLCVLGLSGWGGFARVLRAKTMQIRGLSFITAARALGAGHVRIVLRHVLPNAASSIAVLATTSIGQMMLAEAVLGYLSLGVPPPEATWGRMLHEAEPFVGTRLGLVAAPAIAILLSVLAFGRVGEALREALEAPSGQPLSKSRLPADLLLVAAALLLVAVIRPAPVAPPLAASPPPDRLPIRGGTLRIATLVNVRTLDPALAYDEAATALTDLVFARLVTFAEDGRVVPELARDIQISSDGRTYTFFLRDNVVFHDGAPLRAADVARSLERTLHPRTPCPAASHYASILGFSAFHAGKTPRLEGVRVTGDLTVEITLERSDPTFLPLLTLAFAAPVCPSSGTTVDAARPPPPCGAGPFRLASWEPEGPIRLARHAAYFEPGKPYLDAIEWHTSERSTTQRFKFERGALDYTRDLGSQDAALYRASPAWAGQHAFSPSRATNAIFMNTELPPFDVRAVRRAVALAIDPSVLEKVRGEARATSRVLPEGIPGAEGLPSMRRHDLAAALEEMRHAGYPFDPATGRGGYPHPVDYLAPADTFEQQAAEIFAQQLARIGIRVRLRLTSYATYLAEASRRRTTPMGWAGWKADFPDPGNFFEPTLSSRAIDDEHSQNYAFFAHEELDRVLAAASSERDPEARRRLFLRAEEIVRDEAPWAPTYSPRVFEIWQPYLRGYAPHPIVPQRFRDAWIDATALAERHARVKLGPASLLLPFASRRGRP; the protein is encoded by the coding sequence GTGAAGCTCCGCGAGGCCGCGCGGACGTTGCTTCGGAGCCCCGCACCACGCTCGGGTCTCATCCTCGTGCTCGGCCTCGTCGGCTTCTCGATCCTCGGCCCCCTCGTCATCCCCCACGATCCCAACACGAGCGACTTCTCCCTCACGCGTGACGCGCTCGGCGCGCCCCCCGGCCCTTCACGCGCCCACCTCCTCGGCACCGACGCGCTCTACCGCGACGTGCTCGCGCGCCTCGCCCACGGCGGAAGGCTCTCGCTCGGCATCGCGGCGCTCGCCACGTTGATCGCCACGCTCGTCGGCACGCTCGTCGGCGTGACGGCCGGTTACGCCGCGCGCACGCGCGCCGCGGCGCTCGACGTCGCGCTCATGCGGATCGTCGACGTCCTGCTCGCGCTCCCGTTCCTGCTCGTCGTCACCGCCATCGGCGCGTTCGTCGGCCGCTCCGACACGCTCACCGTGCTCTGCGTGCTCGGCCTCTCGGGCTGGGGCGGCTTCGCGCGTGTCCTCCGCGCGAAGACGATGCAGATCCGCGGCCTCTCCTTCATCACGGCCGCGCGCGCGCTCGGCGCGGGACACGTGCGTATCGTCCTTCGCCACGTCCTGCCGAACGCCGCGAGCTCCATCGCCGTGCTCGCCACGACGAGCATCGGGCAGATGATGCTCGCCGAGGCCGTGCTCGGTTACCTCTCGCTCGGCGTGCCGCCGCCCGAGGCCACCTGGGGCCGCATGTTGCACGAGGCCGAGCCCTTCGTCGGCACGCGCCTCGGCCTCGTCGCCGCCCCCGCGATCGCCATCCTGCTCTCGGTGCTCGCCTTCGGCCGCGTCGGCGAGGCTCTCCGTGAAGCGCTCGAAGCTCCGTCGGGACAACCCCTCTCGAAGTCGCGTTTGCCGGCCGACCTCCTGCTCGTCGCCGCCGCGCTCCTGCTCGTCGCGGTCATCCGCCCCGCGCCCGTCGCGCCGCCGCTCGCCGCGTCACCTCCGCCCGATCGCCTGCCGATACGCGGCGGCACGCTCCGCATCGCCACCCTCGTCAACGTGCGCACGCTCGATCCCGCGCTCGCCTACGACGAGGCCGCGACGGCGCTCACCGACCTCGTCTTCGCGCGCCTCGTGACCTTCGCGGAAGACGGCCGCGTCGTCCCCGAGCTCGCGCGTGACATCCAGATCTCGAGCGATGGCCGCACCTACACCTTCTTCCTCCGCGACAACGTCGTCTTCCACGACGGCGCGCCTCTCCGCGCCGCCGACGTCGCGCGCTCGCTCGAGCGCACGCTCCACCCGCGCACGCCCTGCCCCGCCGCGAGCCACTACGCCTCCATCCTCGGTTTCTCCGCCTTTCACGCGGGGAAAACGCCCCGCCTCGAAGGCGTACGCGTCACGGGTGACCTCACCGTGGAGATCACGCTCGAGCGCTCCGACCCGACGTTCCTCCCGCTGCTCACGCTCGCCTTCGCCGCGCCCGTGTGCCCATCGTCCGGCACCACCGTCGACGCCGCTCGCCCTCCTCCGCCTTGCGGCGCCGGACCTTTTCGCCTCGCGTCATGGGAGCCCGAGGGGCCGATCCGCCTCGCGCGACACGCCGCGTACTTCGAGCCCGGCAAGCCGTACCTCGACGCGATCGAGTGGCACACGAGCGAGCGCTCCACGACGCAACGCTTCAAGTTCGAACGCGGCGCGCTCGACTACACGCGTGATCTCGGCAGCCAGGACGCCGCCCTCTACCGCGCGAGCCCCGCATGGGCCGGGCAACACGCGTTCTCGCCTTCCCGCGCGACGAACGCGATCTTCATGAACACCGAGCTCCCGCCCTTCGACGTGCGCGCGGTGCGCCGCGCCGTCGCGCTCGCGATCGATCCGAGCGTGCTCGAGAAGGTCCGCGGCGAAGCGCGCGCCACCTCGCGTGTGCTGCCCGAAGGCATCCCCGGCGCCGAAGGTCTCCCCTCGATGCGCCGCCACGACCTCGCCGCGGCGCTCGAAGAGATGCGACACGCGGGCTACCCCTTCGATCCGGCGACGGGACGCGGCGGCTACCCGCACCCCGTCGACTACCTCGCGCCCGCCGACACCTTCGAGCAACAGGCCGCCGAGATCTTCGCGCAGCAGCTCGCGCGGATCGGCATCCGCGTTCGCCTCCGGCTCACGAGTTACGCGACGTACCTCGCCGAAGCTTCCCGCAGGCGCACGACCCCCATGGGATGGGCCGGCTGGAAGGCCGACTTCCCCGATCCCGGAAACTTCTTCGAACCCACGCTCTCCTCGCGCGCGATCGACGACGAGCACTCGCAGAACTACGCCTTCTTCGCGCACGAAGAGCTCGACCGCGTGCTCGCCGCGGCCTCGAGCGAGCGTGATCCCGAGGCGCGTCGTCGCCTCTTCTTGCGCGCCGAAGAGATCGTCCGCGACGAGGCCCCGTGGGCGCCGACGTACTCCCCGCGTGTCTTCGAGATCTGGCAGCCCTACCTGCGTGGCTACGCGCCGCACCCGATCGTCCCGCAGCGCTTCCGCGACGCATGGATCGACGCGACCGCCCTCGCCGAGAGGCACGCGCGCGTGAAGCTCGGGCCCGCGTCCCTCTTGCTCCCGTTCGCCTCGCGACGAGGTCGCCCATGA
- a CDS encoding ABC transporter permease, whose translation MRKNLARVAQRVGWALVVVYGVTLVSFALVHVLPGDPVRLLVGPQASARDVARAREVYGHGGPLGVQYLRFLRRLVHTGAGPTAEARKDLEHRSCAALGPVHFDLGHSFHYRRPVVDLVAAKLPRSLELALAALLVQLTVGLGLGITTAARRGTRWDELGAGLSLLGISAPTFLTGLALQYLLAHRLGLLPYDGIGKTPGEHLRSLVLPALTLGIYGSALYARLVRAELGAALAEDHVRMALAKGASRARALVVHGLRTALVPVTTLAVLDLGALVGGAVVTERLFRWPGMGQMAVESLLNRDGPVIVATVLVASIAVVLSTLLVDLLAPLLDPRIDRDTKNGG comes from the coding sequence ATGAGGAAAAACCTCGCGCGTGTGGCGCAACGCGTCGGCTGGGCGCTCGTGGTCGTGTACGGCGTGACGCTGGTGTCGTTCGCCCTCGTCCACGTGCTGCCCGGCGACCCGGTGCGTTTGCTCGTCGGACCGCAGGCCTCCGCGCGAGACGTCGCGCGCGCGCGCGAGGTCTACGGGCATGGAGGCCCGCTCGGCGTGCAGTACCTGCGCTTCCTGCGAAGGCTCGTGCACACCGGCGCGGGCCCCACCGCCGAAGCACGCAAGGACCTGGAGCACCGGAGCTGCGCGGCGCTCGGGCCCGTGCATTTCGACCTCGGGCACAGCTTCCATTACCGGCGGCCCGTCGTGGACCTCGTGGCGGCGAAGCTCCCTCGATCCCTCGAGCTCGCGCTCGCCGCGCTCCTCGTGCAGCTCACCGTGGGCCTCGGCCTCGGCATCACCACGGCCGCGCGGCGAGGCACGCGCTGGGACGAGCTCGGCGCGGGCCTGTCCTTGCTCGGCATCAGCGCGCCCACGTTCCTCACCGGGCTCGCGCTTCAGTACTTGCTCGCGCATCGCCTCGGCCTGCTCCCCTACGACGGGATCGGAAAAACCCCCGGCGAGCACCTGCGTTCGCTCGTGCTCCCGGCCCTCACGCTCGGCATCTACGGGAGCGCGCTCTACGCGCGCCTCGTGCGCGCCGAGCTCGGCGCCGCGCTCGCCGAGGACCACGTGCGCATGGCCCTCGCCAAGGGCGCCTCGCGCGCGCGGGCCCTCGTCGTGCACGGCCTGCGCACCGCGCTCGTCCCGGTCACGACGCTCGCCGTGCTCGATCTCGGCGCGCTCGTCGGCGGCGCCGTCGTGACCGAGCGCCTCTTCCGCTGGCCCGGCATGGGACAGATGGCCGTCGAGTCGCTCCTGAACCGCGACGGCCCCGTCATCGTCGCGACGGTCCTCGTGGCCTCGATCGCCGTCGTGCTCTCGACCTTGCTCGTCGACCTGCTCGCGCCGCTCCTCGATCCGCGAATCGATCGCGACACGAAGAACGGCGGCTGA